The genomic window CTGCGCACGGCGGCGTCGCCGTTCGCCGGGGACGTGCCGCGCGAGGATGCCAAGGGCGCGAACTGGGTAACACCGCAGATCGTGGTGGAGGTGAAGTACGGCCAGCGCACCCCGGACGGGCGGCTGCGCTTCCCCCGGATCCTGCGCCTGCGCCCCGACAAGCCGCCCGAGGAGGTCGAGGATGCCAGCTGACCGGTTGAAGGTGGACGTCGAGGGGCGCTCGCTGGAACTGTCCAACCTGGACAAGGTGCTCTACCCCGAGGCCGGGTTCACCAAGGGCGAGGTGATCGACTACTACACCCGGATCGCCCCGGTGCTGCTGCCGCACCTGGCCGACCGGCCGCTCACCCGGATCCGGTTCCCCAACGGCGTCGGCGGGGGCTCGTTCTTCGAGAAGAACGCCCCGGCCGCCACCCCCGCCTGGGTACGCACCGAGACACTGCCCGCCCCCGGGTCGACCAAGGGCCGGGAGACCATCGACTACGTGGTCGCCGAGGACCTGCCCACCCTGGTCTGGCTGGCCAACCTCGCCGCGCTGGAGCTGCACACGCCGCAGTGGAAGATCGGCGCGCACCCGGACATGATGGTGGTCGACCTGGACCCGGGCGCGCCGGCGGCGCTGAAGCAGTGCTGCCAGGTGGCGCTGCTGATGCGGGACCGGCTGGCGGCCGACGGCGTCGAGGCGTACCCGAAGACGTCGGGCAAGAAGGGCATGCAGCTCTGCTGCCCGATCGCGGGGACGCAGTCCTCCGATGCCGTCTCCGACTACGCCAAGCGGATCGCGCAGGAGCTGGAGCGGGCCCACCC from Micromonospora kangleipakensis includes these protein-coding regions:
- the ligD gene encoding non-homologous end-joining DNA ligase; amino-acid sequence: MPADRLKVDVEGRSLELSNLDKVLYPEAGFTKGEVIDYYTRIAPVLLPHLADRPLTRIRFPNGVGGGSFFEKNAPAATPAWVRTETLPAPGSTKGRETIDYVVAEDLPTLVWLANLAALELHTPQWKIGAHPDMMVVDLDPGAPAALKQCCQVALLMRDRLAADGVEAYPKTSGKKGMQLCCPIAGTQSSDAVSDYAKRIAQELERAHPKLIVSKMAKNLRPGKIFIDWSQNNAAKTTVAPYSLRAQSVPSVSTPLTWDEVSAGAAGKRPSTKPYTAGEVLKRVEKQGDLLAPLLEGGPELPES